The DNA region GGGGACTTCCGTGCCGGCAATATAGGACAGCCCTTCCATCATCAGGCTCACGCCCGGTGACGAAGAAGTGGACATCACGCGCACGCCGGTGCAAGCCGCGCCGTAGACCATGTTGATCGCGCCCAGTTCGGACTCAGCCTGCACAAAAGCACGCCCAAGTTCGGGCATGCGACGCGAGAGATATTCCAATATTTCCGTCTGCGGGGTGATGGGATAACCGAAATACGCCTCCAGCCCCGCGCGGACAGATGCTTCGGCTATGGCTTCGTTGCCTTTCCATAATTCTTTTGGCATGTGTTTCTCCACAATTTACGCCGCAACCGGAGCGGCTTTGGTCACTTCACGGTAGACCGTGATTGCCGCATCCGGGCAGACTACGGCACAGATGGCACACCCCGTGCATCCGTCCTTGAACGTGTGCGCGGGGTGGTATCCCTTCGGGGTAAGTCGTGACATGTCCAGTTCCATCACCCCTTGTGGACAGGCACTCAGGCAAAGTTCACATCCTTTGCAATAGGTATCGCTGA from Anaerolineales bacterium includes:
- a CDS encoding 4Fe-4S dicluster domain-containing protein, producing the protein MAARGWIEVSDTYCKGCELCLSACPQGVMELDMSRLTPKGYHPAHTFKDGCTGCAICAVVCPDAAITVYREVTKAAPVAA